From Mucilaginibacter rubeus, a single genomic window includes:
- a CDS encoding DUF5703 domain-containing protein gives MKKLLLLCFLYCNIALAQNKGIEQYNEVWTSQSQNSGQSMPCGGGDIGLNVWVEKGELLFYIARSGTFDENNAMLKPGRIRVKLSPNPFDGNDFKQELKLQNGSVLINGKKGDLKAEIKLWVDVNRPVIHVNISSNKAIKTEVIFESWRYRNREVKGLEKNEGSWKFAPRNDVKTLKDNIAFQGDAIRFYHHNLDSTIFDITVKQQGMDAVMDQMYNPLKNLTFGGQVQGKNLKAAGNTEGQYLNTDFEGWKLESIKPATNQDIEIYLNTQQTASVNEWRRGLEKVIKEAETNTKTAWQKTADWWKQYWDRSFIYINPTKPDNDTTAWQTGKNYQLFRYMLGCNAYGQAPTKFNGGLFTYDPVFINPQYAFTPDFRNWGGGLMTAQNQRLVYFPMLKSGDIDMMKPEFDFYLRSLKNAELRSKVYWGHNGACFTEQIENFGLPNSAEYTWKRPADFDKGLEYNAWLEYTWDTVFEFCLMMLETERYKGDDIHQYIPFIESCLIFFDEHYQYLSRKRSAKALDGNGQLVLYPGSSAETFKMAYNSNSTIAALQTITKRMLALPDNYLSKEERGKLEGFLKRIPPITFGEIEGHKILTPAKSWERVNNEENTQFYPVYPWGIFGLGKPGLDTALNTWKLDTLVAKFRSGIGWKQDNIFAARLGLTDEAAKLTTFKLKNSGRRFPAFWGPGFDWTPDHNWGGSGMIGLQEMLMQVDDKKIMLFPAWPKDWDVHFKLHAPYSTTVEATLKDGKVVDLKVFPEERKKDIEVMLDK, from the coding sequence ATGAAAAAACTCCTGCTGCTCTGCTTCCTGTACTGCAATATTGCGTTAGCTCAAAATAAAGGCATCGAACAATACAATGAAGTGTGGACCAGCCAAAGCCAAAATTCAGGCCAGTCGATGCCATGCGGCGGTGGCGATATCGGCCTAAACGTTTGGGTTGAAAAAGGAGAACTGCTTTTTTATATAGCCCGGAGCGGCACTTTTGATGAAAATAATGCCATGCTTAAACCTGGTCGGATAAGGGTTAAACTATCGCCCAATCCTTTTGATGGCAATGATTTTAAACAGGAACTCAAACTTCAAAATGGCTCGGTACTCATCAACGGAAAAAAAGGAGATTTAAAAGCCGAAATAAAGCTTTGGGTTGATGTTAACCGCCCGGTGATCCATGTTAATATCAGCAGCAATAAAGCTATTAAAACTGAAGTTATTTTTGAAAGCTGGCGTTACCGTAACAGGGAAGTTAAAGGCCTCGAAAAAAATGAGGGCTCGTGGAAATTCGCACCGCGTAATGATGTAAAAACGCTGAAGGATAACATAGCGTTTCAAGGCGATGCCATCCGGTTCTATCACCACAACCTCGATTCCACCATATTTGATATTACGGTAAAGCAGCAAGGAATGGATGCGGTTATGGATCAGATGTACAATCCGCTTAAAAATCTAACCTTTGGCGGGCAGGTGCAGGGTAAAAACCTGAAAGCAGCCGGGAACACCGAAGGGCAATACCTCAACACTGATTTTGAGGGCTGGAAACTGGAAAGCATTAAACCGGCAACTAACCAGGATATCGAAATCTATCTCAATACCCAGCAAACCGCATCCGTAAATGAATGGCGGCGAGGCCTCGAAAAAGTAATTAAGGAAGCCGAAACCAATACAAAAACCGCCTGGCAAAAAACGGCCGACTGGTGGAAACAATACTGGGACAGGAGTTTCATCTATATCAACCCGACAAAACCTGACAATGATACAACAGCCTGGCAAACCGGTAAAAACTACCAGCTTTTCAGGTATATGCTGGGCTGCAACGCTTACGGACAAGCACCCACCAAATTTAACGGCGGGTTATTTACCTACGATCCCGTTTTCATCAACCCTCAATATGCTTTTACACCCGATTTCCGCAATTGGGGCGGTGGCCTGATGACGGCCCAAAACCAGCGGCTGGTTTATTTCCCGATGCTCAAAAGTGGCGATATTGATATGATGAAACCGGAGTTCGATTTCTACCTCCGTTCCCTTAAAAACGCCGAGCTACGCAGTAAGGTTTACTGGGGCCATAACGGTGCCTGCTTTACTGAGCAGATAGAGAATTTCGGTCTGCCCAATAGCGCCGAATATACCTGGAAGCGCCCTGCCGATTTTGACAAGGGGCTGGAGTATAACGCCTGGTTGGAATACACCTGGGATACCGTTTTTGAATTTTGCCTCATGATGCTGGAAACGGAACGCTACAAAGGCGATGACATTCATCAATACATTCCGTTTATTGAAAGCTGTCTCATTTTTTTTGATGAGCATTACCAATACCTTTCGCGCAAGCGCAGTGCCAAAGCGCTTGATGGCAACGGGCAACTTGTGCTATATCCCGGCTCATCTGCCGAGACATTCAAGATGGCCTATAACTCCAATTCGACTATCGCCGCCCTGCAAACCATCACCAAACGGATGCTGGCCTTACCGGATAATTACCTGAGCAAAGAAGAGCGCGGCAAACTGGAAGGCTTTTTAAAGCGCATCCCTCCTATTACGTTTGGCGAGATTGAAGGGCATAAAATCCTGACACCGGCAAAATCATGGGAACGGGTTAACAATGAAGAAAACACCCAGTTTTACCCGGTATATCCCTGGGGCATATTTGGCTTAGGCAAACCAGGATTGGATACCGCTTTGAATACCTGGAAACTGGACACCCTTGTAGCAAAATTCAGGAGCGGCATTGGCTGGAAACAGGATAATATTTTTGCGGCCAGATTGGGTCTGACAGATGAGGCAGCTAAACTAACCACCTTCAAGCTCAAAAATTCCGGCAGGCGTTTCCCTGCTTTTTGGGGCCCGGGCTTTGACTGGACACCCGACCACAATTGGGGAGGCTCAGGCATGATTGGCTTACAGGAAATGCTGATGCAGGTAGATGACAAAAAGATCATGCTGTTCCCCGCCTGGCCAAAGGATTGGGATGTACATTTTAAGCTTCACGCGCCTTATAGTACCACTGTTGAAGCTACACTGAAGGATGGAAAAGTTGTTGATTTAAAAGTTTTTCCGGAAGAAAGGAAGAAGGAT
- a CDS encoding sialate O-acetylesterase, which translates to MKKLLASGLGLFLFISTQAQVKLASIFTDNMVLQQQSEAPVWGWDKAGSTVTVNTSWNKKTYKAKVNANGKWLVKVSTPVYGGPYTVTISDGNTIQLNNVLIGEVWLCTGQSNMEIPMKGYKNQPISGSVDAILKSANSNIHIYTVPHSSVTEVQENSKPSEWHVASPEFVANFSATGYYFGRLLNEMLHVPIGLISDCYAGSNAEAWLDPEGLKEFPEIKIPAKTDTIKAVSRTPTTLFNGMLNPVIGYGIKGCIWYQGESNYDRPDQYQKLFPALVKRWRELWQQGDFPFYYTQIAPYDYAQLPPYNTGGKYNSAYLRDAQRKSLKIIPNSGMAVLLDVGEQALIHPSRKEPVGTRLAYLALAQTYGIKGFDYASPLYKEMTVDGNQATIRFEHAENGLTSFNKSIQNFEIAGKDKIFYPAQAMISGSAIIVSSPLVKEPVAVRYAFKDFVVGDLFGTNGLPVSSFRTDDW; encoded by the coding sequence ATGAAAAAGTTACTGGCATCCGGCTTGGGTTTGTTCCTGTTTATATCCACACAGGCACAGGTAAAATTGGCATCCATTTTTACCGATAACATGGTGCTGCAACAGCAAAGCGAAGCTCCTGTTTGGGGTTGGGACAAAGCAGGATCTACAGTTACCGTTAATACTTCATGGAACAAAAAAACCTACAAAGCCAAAGTAAATGCCAATGGCAAATGGCTTGTTAAAGTAAGTACCCCGGTTTATGGCGGACCATATACTGTTACCATAAGCGATGGCAATACAATCCAACTAAATAATGTACTTATTGGCGAAGTTTGGCTTTGCACGGGACAATCAAATATGGAAATCCCGATGAAGGGCTATAAAAATCAGCCTATCAGCGGTTCAGTTGATGCCATCCTGAAATCAGCCAATAGTAACATCCACATTTACACCGTCCCCCACTCATCTGTAACCGAAGTTCAGGAAAATAGCAAACCATCCGAATGGCATGTGGCCTCGCCTGAGTTTGTAGCCAATTTTAGCGCTACAGGTTATTATTTCGGCAGGTTATTGAATGAGATGCTTCATGTGCCCATCGGTTTGATCAGCGACTGTTATGCCGGTTCAAATGCCGAAGCCTGGCTGGACCCAGAAGGGTTAAAAGAGTTTCCGGAGATTAAGATCCCTGCTAAAACAGATACAATCAAAGCTGTATCACGCACGCCTACTACCCTATTCAATGGCATGCTGAACCCGGTTATTGGCTATGGCATTAAAGGCTGTATCTGGTACCAGGGTGAATCAAATTACGACAGGCCGGATCAGTACCAAAAACTTTTTCCGGCCCTGGTAAAACGCTGGCGTGAGCTTTGGCAGCAAGGTGACTTCCCGTTTTACTATACGCAGATTGCCCCTTACGATTATGCCCAGTTACCACCATACAATACGGGTGGCAAATACAATTCGGCTTACCTGCGCGATGCTCAGCGTAAATCATTAAAGATTATCCCCAACAGCGGCATGGCTGTATTGCTTGATGTTGGCGAACAGGCTCTTATTCACCCTTCACGTAAAGAACCCGTAGGTACCCGGCTGGCTTATCTTGCATTAGCTCAAACTTATGGCATCAAAGGTTTCGACTATGCAAGTCCGCTGTACAAAGAAATGACTGTGGATGGCAATCAGGCTACCATCAGGTTTGAACATGCCGAAAACGGGCTTACGTCCTTCAACAAGTCTATCCAAAACTTTGAAATTGCCGGTAAAGACAAAATATTTTACCCCGCTCAGGCCATGATATCGGGCAGCGCAATTATTGTATCTTCACCTTTGGTAAAAGAGCCTGTTGCTGTGCGTTACGCCTTTAAAGATTTTGTTGTAGGCGATTTGTTCGGCACCAACGGGCTCCCCGTTTCCTCATTCAGAACCGACGATTGGTAA
- a CDS encoding sodium:solute symporter: protein MKHETLHLADYIIIALALAISLTIGLKFSKGQNSTKKYFVSRGSIPAWAIGMSLMATLISSVTFLAYPGEGFASNWILLVQGLMVPVVLLLMVWFIVPLYREVIGVSTYEYFEKRFGLFARFYSSISFVLTHFSKMGTVFFLLALALSNMTNTNTFAIIWVIGFVIIVITLIGGIEAVIWADVVQGFLLIGGGIASFIILICSIKGGFPELWHIASVNHKNNFGPYSWNFKKLTFIVMAINGVFYAIQKYGTDQTMVQRYLTAKTDKAAIRASILGVALTVPLWALFMFIGTALFAYYQQNPLPADIKADAVFPYFIMSQLPTGVVGLILAALISAAISSLGADLNCLSAIGVEDYYKKFRPHKSDKEYLKAGRWIVVLAGFGAMGIATLYLLAGDEGALGIVFTLYAIFSGGIAGIFLLGLFSSRANSQGVNIGIIACILFTGYAFLTSAKIGLGADKHILLDLGKYNFNQHKYMLGVYSHLVVIIVGYLASLFFPKPELNKNLLFSGWLEAKRAGKLIK from the coding sequence ATGAAACATGAAACCCTGCACCTGGCAGATTATATTATCATAGCCCTGGCACTGGCCATTTCATTAACCATCGGTCTCAAATTTTCAAAAGGACAAAACTCCACCAAAAAATATTTCGTATCGCGCGGCTCTATTCCGGCCTGGGCCATAGGCATGTCGTTAATGGCTACACTCATCAGCAGTGTAACTTTCCTGGCCTATCCCGGCGAGGGTTTTGCATCCAATTGGATCTTGTTGGTTCAGGGCTTAATGGTTCCGGTAGTTTTATTGCTGATGGTTTGGTTTATAGTCCCCCTTTACCGCGAGGTAATAGGCGTAAGCACCTACGAGTATTTTGAAAAACGCTTCGGCCTGTTTGCCCGCTTTTATAGCTCCATCAGTTTTGTGCTCACCCATTTTTCAAAAATGGGAACGGTATTTTTCCTGCTGGCGCTTGCGCTTTCTAATATGACCAATACCAATACCTTCGCCATTATCTGGGTAATAGGGTTTGTGATCATCGTCATTACGCTTATTGGCGGCATCGAGGCCGTGATCTGGGCCGATGTTGTGCAGGGCTTTTTGCTGATAGGCGGCGGCATTGCATCGTTCATCATCCTCATCTGTTCAATTAAAGGCGGCTTTCCTGAGCTTTGGCATATCGCCAGTGTTAATCACAAAAATAACTTCGGCCCCTACTCCTGGAATTTCAAGAAGCTTACGTTTATCGTTATGGCTATAAACGGCGTATTTTACGCCATCCAAAAATACGGCACCGATCAAACTATGGTGCAACGTTATCTGACAGCAAAAACCGACAAAGCAGCTATTCGCGCATCCATATTAGGAGTGGCGCTTACCGTGCCTTTATGGGCTTTGTTCATGTTTATTGGCACTGCATTATTTGCCTATTATCAGCAAAACCCACTACCTGCAGATATTAAAGCCGACGCGGTTTTTCCTTATTTTATCATGAGCCAACTGCCTACCGGCGTTGTTGGATTGATATTGGCGGCATTGATCTCGGCGGCTATCTCCAGCCTGGGAGCTGATCTCAACTGCCTTTCGGCCATTGGTGTGGAAGATTATTACAAAAAATTCAGGCCCCATAAATCAGATAAGGAATACTTAAAAGCCGGTAGATGGATAGTAGTACTGGCAGGATTTGGAGCAATGGGGATTGCTACCCTGTACCTGTTGGCGGGCGACGAGGGAGCGTTGGGCATTGTGTTTACCCTCTACGCCATATTTTCGGGCGGCATAGCCGGGATCTTTTTATTGGGATTATTCAGCAGCAGGGCAAATAGCCAGGGGGTAAACATCGGCATCATTGCCTGTATCCTGTTTACCGGTTACGCCTTTTTAACATCCGCCAAAATTGGCTTGGGCGCCGATAAACATATCCTGCTCGATCTTGGAAAATACAATTTCAACCAGCATAAATACATGCTCGGGGTATACAGCCATCTGGTGGTGATCATAGTTGGCTACCTGGCCAGTTTGTTTTTCCCTAAACCCGAATTAAATAAAAACCTCCTTTTCAGCGGGTGGCTTGAGGCAAAACGCGCCGGAAAGCTTATAAAATAA
- a CDS encoding four-carbon acid sugar kinase family protein has product MIAVIADDLTGAAELAGIGLNHGLRTEVSTTVDEYCDADLLIIATDTRSLTEARAKEIVHDLTVQLQRLKPRFIFKKIDSVLRGHIIEELQSQLAASGLKRALIIPGNPHHSKKLIGETFHYNGAPIHLSNFAKDPTFPALSSNIIELLRADEKIRLIKKEDKLPATGIVIGAANDEDDLKYWISKTDSDTLLAGSANLFTTLLQSLTNPQKVETTDPETTGRRLFIFGSTFYQGKLNLSDGRHNNIPVHYVPAATICAETSGDNVHALFASHVASSIVAGNNAIIAINPDFIKDIKVDPLLLSHKMADIVKQVIDHTSLHELLIEGGATAWAILERLNIKKLYPSKLIAPGVIHMRIAGNNQLCLTLKPGSYPWPAPVWETNNYTCI; this is encoded by the coding sequence ATGATCGCTGTAATTGCAGATGATTTAACGGGAGCCGCCGAACTGGCAGGCATAGGCCTCAACCACGGGTTAAGAACCGAGGTGAGCACCACTGTTGATGAATACTGCGATGCAGATTTGCTGATCATAGCTACCGACACCCGTTCGCTTACTGAAGCGCGGGCTAAGGAGATTGTTCATGACCTTACCGTTCAGTTACAGCGACTGAAGCCCCGGTTTATTTTTAAAAAGATAGATTCGGTTTTACGGGGGCATATTATTGAGGAATTGCAAAGCCAGCTTGCTGCATCAGGTTTAAAAAGAGCTTTGATTATCCCCGGCAACCCCCATCATTCAAAAAAACTTATCGGCGAAACGTTCCATTACAACGGCGCGCCTATCCATCTCAGTAATTTTGCTAAAGATCCAACCTTCCCGGCATTAAGCTCAAATATTATTGAATTATTAAGGGCCGATGAAAAGATCCGGTTGATTAAAAAAGAGGACAAGCTACCAGCGACAGGAATCGTTATAGGAGCGGCCAATGACGAGGATGATCTTAAATATTGGATCAGTAAAACAGATAGCGATACCCTTTTAGCTGGCTCGGCAAACCTTTTCACTACTTTGCTCCAATCTTTAACCAATCCGCAAAAGGTTGAAACCACTGACCCCGAAACTACCGGTAGGCGGCTGTTTATATTTGGCAGCACGTTTTACCAGGGCAAGCTAAACCTAAGCGATGGCCGGCACAACAATATCCCGGTACATTATGTACCTGCCGCAACCATCTGCGCCGAAACCAGCGGCGACAATGTTCATGCTCTTTTTGCCAGTCATGTAGCATCAAGCATTGTGGCGGGCAACAACGCCATCATCGCCATAAACCCCGATTTTATAAAGGATATAAAAGTAGATCCCCTATTACTGAGCCACAAAATGGCAGATATTGTAAAACAGGTTATTGACCACACTTCCCTTCACGAATTGCTGATTGAGGGTGGCGCGACCGCCTGGGCCATACTTGAGCGTTTAAACATCAAAAAATTATATCCCTCAAAACTAATAGCTCCCGGAGTTATTCATATGCGCATAGCAGGCAATAACCAATTATGTTTAACTTTAAAACCGGGCAGCTACCCCTGGCCTGCTCCCGTTTGGGAAACCAACAATTATACCTGCATATGA
- the pdxA gene encoding 4-hydroxythreonine-4-phosphate dehydrogenase PdxA codes for MIAEKPIIAITMGDPASIGPEIAVKALLTERLFEICRPLIIGDTGVFFDIIKRLGLEARINSIKDIRKANFEFGKPDVYDLQNVDMEQLRFGEISAMAGNASFEAVKKAIELALSGEVDATVTGPINKKSINEAGHHFAGHTEIYAHYTGTKKYAMLLVEHNMKVIHVSTHVSLRQACDLVKKDRIIEVIELLQDGLISLGEKNLKIGVAGLNPHAGDSGLFGTEDEFEILPAVQEALKLGYDVDGPVPADTLFSKASTGYYGGIVAMYHDQGHIPFKLTGFKWNAEKQQMDSVKGVNITMGLPIIRTSVDHGTAFEIAGKGIASSDAMILAIESAVQLSKNRVKV; via the coding sequence ATGATAGCCGAGAAACCGATCATAGCGATAACCATGGGCGATCCGGCCAGTATTGGCCCAGAAATTGCCGTTAAAGCCCTGCTTACCGAAAGGTTGTTTGAGATCTGCCGTCCATTGATTATAGGTGATACCGGGGTATTTTTTGATATCATAAAACGATTAGGTTTAGAGGCACGCATCAACTCCATAAAAGATATCCGCAAGGCCAACTTTGAGTTTGGTAAACCCGATGTTTACGACCTGCAAAATGTGGATATGGAACAGCTGCGCTTTGGCGAAATCTCGGCCATGGCAGGCAATGCCTCTTTTGAAGCGGTAAAAAAAGCTATTGAACTGGCACTTAGCGGTGAAGTTGACGCTACGGTAACAGGCCCTATCAACAAAAAATCAATTAATGAAGCCGGGCACCACTTTGCCGGGCATACCGAGATCTACGCGCATTACACCGGCACAAAAAAATACGCCATGCTGCTGGTTGAACATAACATGAAGGTAATCCACGTATCAACCCATGTTTCGTTAAGGCAAGCTTGCGATCTTGTAAAAAAGGATCGCATCATTGAGGTGATTGAACTATTGCAGGATGGTTTAATTTCATTGGGCGAGAAAAACCTGAAGATAGGCGTAGCCGGACTTAACCCTCATGCCGGTGATTCGGGTTTGTTTGGTACAGAAGATGAATTTGAGATCCTTCCGGCTGTGCAGGAGGCTCTAAAATTAGGTTATGATGTGGATGGCCCGGTACCTGCCGATACCTTGTTTTCCAAAGCATCAACCGGGTATTATGGTGGTATCGTGGCTATGTACCATGATCAGGGGCACATCCCCTTCAAGCTTACCGGCTTTAAATGGAATGCCGAAAAGCAGCAGATGGACAGTGTAAAAGGTGTTAACATCACCATGGGCCTGCCTATCATCCGTACTTCGGTGGATCACGGTACCGCTTTTGAAATTGCCGGAAAAGGGATTGCAAGCAGCGACGCCATGATACTGGCCATCGAGTCGGCAGTGCAATTGAGCAAAAATAGAGTAAAAGTATAA
- a CDS encoding dihydrodipicolinate synthase family protein: MKLKKKYNGLVVPSITPLTDSYKLDHEAVEKIFDNIFNYGGVPFILGTTGESASLPNDLKLDFIKLATSVRQPGRLLYAGISSNCLADSIELAKRCADEGIDVAVAHLPAYFTLTEYEIKTYFETLANEVPIPLIVYNIPATTNVSINLNLLDELSHHDNIVGTKDSERNHDRLKDSLKLWAGRADFSHFLGWGAQSAHALFTGSDGLVPSTGNLFPDIYYKMIVAADNNDEAAALLLQRHSNLVGDIYQGKRLLGESLAALKSLMQSAGLCRSYMMPPLLKVSEAEATELQNKLQAMLNVENLSLPIYQ, translated from the coding sequence ATGAAACTAAAAAAGAAATATAATGGCCTGGTAGTGCCATCAATTACGCCACTGACCGATAGCTACAAACTTGATCACGAAGCGGTTGAAAAGATATTCGACAATATTTTCAACTACGGCGGCGTGCCTTTTATACTGGGCACCACCGGCGAATCGGCCTCCTTACCAAACGATCTTAAGCTTGACTTTATTAAACTGGCAACATCGGTAAGGCAGCCCGGCAGATTGCTTTACGCCGGCATTTCATCAAACTGCCTTGCCGACTCAATTGAGCTGGCCAAACGCTGTGCCGATGAAGGCATTGACGTTGCGGTAGCGCACTTGCCTGCCTATTTTACTTTAACTGAATACGAAATTAAAACATACTTTGAAACGCTGGCTAACGAGGTACCTATCCCACTGATAGTTTACAATATACCGGCTACAACCAATGTATCTATAAACCTAAACCTTCTCGACGAATTAAGCCATCACGATAATATTGTTGGAACCAAAGACTCGGAACGTAACCACGACCGGCTAAAAGATTCGCTTAAATTATGGGCTGGCCGGGCCGATTTCAGTCACTTCCTGGGCTGGGGCGCACAATCTGCCCACGCCCTGTTTACCGGCAGCGACGGCCTGGTGCCAAGCACCGGAAACCTTTTCCCCGATATTTATTACAAAATGATAGTGGCGGCCGACAATAATGATGAAGCGGCAGCATTGCTATTGCAAAGGCACTCCAACCTGGTTGGCGATATTTACCAGGGCAAACGCCTGCTTGGCGAATCATTAGCAGCATTAAAATCATTAATGCAAAGTGCCGGGTTATGCCGCTCGTACATGATGCCGCCGCTGTTAAAAGTAAGTGAGGCCGAAGCTACCGAACTGCAAAATAAACTACAGGCTATGCTCAATGTTGAGAACCTAAGCTTACCTATTTACCAATGA
- a CDS encoding iron-containing alcohol dehydrogenase, with protein MPQTVHPYRDITIRFPGQVIVGKNSLLKLTDEVVGQGYKSALIITINPLLDKLEPLLAQLEEAGVTVHFDTSIVREPSFKDFEDLLTSVKNTRADVIIGIGGGSVLDIAKLIAAQIDNDQTLKEITGIGLLKNRNKKLICVPTTAGTGSEASPNAILIDNADNQKKGIISPYLVPDVVIIDPELMISLPAEVTAATGLDALTHCLEAYTNLYAHPFIDMYALEGIRLIARNLVKAVNDGTDEDARTQLAIGSLMGGFCLGPVNTAGVHALSYPLGSMYHIAHGLSNALLLPFVMEYNIPAAPERYAAIARALGCSSSINDFETAHAGVEKIRQLIRDCGIPATLKEIDIDKNTIPQMAADAMKITRLLKNNPRPITIDDAVNIYEAAY; from the coding sequence ATGCCGCAAACTGTACATCCTTATCGCGACATCACTATCCGGTTTCCGGGCCAGGTAATTGTTGGCAAAAACTCGCTTTTAAAACTAACCGATGAAGTTGTTGGCCAGGGTTATAAATCAGCTTTGATAATCACCATCAACCCGCTTTTAGATAAGCTTGAGCCACTTTTAGCTCAGCTCGAGGAAGCCGGAGTTACCGTTCATTTTGATACATCGATAGTAAGGGAGCCATCATTTAAAGATTTTGAAGATCTGCTTACATCTGTTAAAAACACCCGGGCAGATGTGATCATAGGTATTGGTGGCGGCAGTGTGCTTGATATAGCTAAACTGATAGCCGCGCAAATTGATAATGATCAGACTTTGAAGGAAATTACCGGCATAGGCCTGCTTAAAAATCGTAATAAAAAACTTATTTGCGTGCCTACAACAGCGGGTACAGGCAGCGAAGCCTCACCTAATGCCATATTGATAGACAATGCGGACAACCAGAAAAAAGGGATCATAAGCCCATACCTTGTTCCGGATGTGGTGATCATTGATCCGGAATTGATGATTAGTCTGCCGGCCGAGGTTACCGCGGCTACCGGTCTTGATGCTTTAACCCATTGCCTTGAAGCTTATACCAACCTTTATGCGCATCCTTTTATAGATATGTATGCCCTTGAAGGGATCAGGCTGATAGCCCGCAACCTTGTTAAAGCAGTAAACGATGGTACCGATGAAGATGCCCGTACACAATTGGCCATTGGCAGTTTAATGGGTGGTTTTTGCTTAGGCCCGGTTAATACGGCAGGTGTTCACGCGCTCTCCTATCCGCTGGGCAGCATGTATCATATCGCTCACGGCTTATCAAATGCCTTACTGCTGCCTTTTGTAATGGAATACAATATCCCTGCAGCGCCGGAAAGATATGCGGCAATTGCACGCGCGTTGGGTTGTAGCAGCAGTATCAACGATTTTGAAACGGCCCATGCAGGCGTAGAAAAGATCCGCCAATTGATTAGGGATTGCGGTATCCCGGCAACACTGAAAGAAATAGATATAGATAAAAACACCATACCACAAATGGCCGCCGACGCCATGAAAATTACGCGCTTGCTTAAAAACAATCCGCGACCGATAACAATAGATGACGCTGTAAACATTTACGAGGCTGCTTATTAA